One region of Trinickia violacea genomic DNA includes:
- a CDS encoding sulfite exporter TauE/SafE family protein, with translation MRMPHIDLMYSASGLGVGFLVGLTGVGGGSLMTPLLVLVFGVHPATAVGTDLLYAAATKATGTLVHGLKGSVDWQVTGRLAAGSVPAAAVTLWLLHRYGMSSHAATTLIQTVLGVALLITSIALVFRPKLAAFAARHASGPAPLRTALLTALTGAVLGVLVSLTSVGAGAIGVTVLLLLYPTLSTSRIVGSDIAHAVPLTLIAGMGHWLLGSVDWSMLLSLLVGSLPGIAIGSQLSARAPDALLRNLLAATLTLIGVKLVIG, from the coding sequence TTGCGCATGCCTCATATCGATCTGATGTATTCGGCCTCCGGCCTCGGCGTCGGCTTTCTGGTCGGCCTGACCGGCGTCGGCGGCGGTTCGCTGATGACGCCGCTGCTCGTGCTGGTGTTCGGCGTGCATCCGGCCACCGCGGTCGGCACCGACCTGCTGTATGCGGCTGCAACCAAGGCCACCGGCACGCTCGTGCACGGCCTCAAGGGCTCGGTGGACTGGCAGGTGACAGGACGCCTCGCCGCGGGCAGCGTGCCCGCGGCGGCCGTCACGCTGTGGCTGCTGCACCGCTACGGCATGAGCTCGCACGCCGCGACGACGCTGATTCAGACCGTGCTGGGTGTGGCGCTCCTCATCACCTCGATCGCGCTCGTGTTCCGGCCGAAGCTGGCGGCGTTCGCGGCGCGCCATGCGAGCGGGCCCGCGCCGCTGCGCACCGCGCTCCTCACGGCGCTCACGGGCGCCGTGCTCGGCGTGCTCGTGTCGCTGACGTCGGTCGGCGCGGGGGCGATCGGCGTCACCGTGCTGCTGCTGCTCTACCCCACCCTGTCGACGTCGCGCATCGTCGGCTCCGATATCGCGCACGCCGTGCCGCTCACGCTGATCGCGGGCATGGGGCATTGGCTGCTGGGGTCGGTCGACTGGTCGATGCTGCTGTCGCTGCTGGTCGGCTCGCTGCCGGGGATCGCGATCGGCAGCCAGCTGTCGGCGCGCGCGCCCGATGCGCTGCTGCGCAATCTGCTCGCGGCAACGTTGACGTTGATTGGGGTGAAGCTGGTGATCGGCTGA
- a CDS encoding S10 family peptidase: MKKSRFSRSDSLFYGRLRAPLAAAAVSAVLLVGCGGGSSSGAGGATANTASTASPSTAAPPPDKPLVDNDIYGSGPNDSVSDATESAAVTHHQVTVNGKTIAYTATAGHLVTIDASTSQPNAKVFYVAYTQDNPDPTKPRPVTFFYNGGPGSSAVYLLLGSFGPKRIQSSFPNFTPPAPYQLLDNPDSLLDRSDLVFINPVGTGYSAAIAPSKNKDFWGVDPDAREIDRFIQRYLTMNNRWNAPKFLFGESYGTARSAVVSWVLHEDGIELNGITLQSSILDYSNAQSAVGLFPTLAADAYYHKRTSVTPTPASLDAYMQTAMNYATSTLMPLAQAPNPQDGGMVNVRLNMTLPVAQQMQQYLGIDPILLIQSQGNPAALDPNANQSFFSLLVPGTAIGQYDGRATSINTGIGPFILPDSGSNDPSITNVAGVYTVEWNNYLNNDLKYTSTSAFVDLNDQVFNNWDFSHIDPTGAAKGGGNTLYTAGDLAATMTLNPDLKVLSANGYFDAVTPFFQTALTLASMPVDPSLQSNITTKRYPSGHMIYLDDPSRDALKADLGTFYDGVMADRVAMKRVLMLQRPPRR; this comes from the coding sequence ATGAAGAAATCGAGGTTCTCGAGAAGCGATTCGCTGTTTTACGGAAGACTACGGGCACCGCTTGCAGCCGCGGCGGTTTCCGCGGTGCTGCTCGTGGGTTGCGGCGGCGGTTCGTCCTCGGGGGCGGGCGGCGCGACGGCCAACACGGCGTCGACAGCCAGCCCCTCTACCGCTGCGCCGCCGCCCGACAAGCCGCTCGTCGATAACGATATCTACGGCTCCGGTCCGAACGATTCGGTGAGCGACGCGACGGAAAGCGCCGCCGTCACGCATCATCAGGTCACGGTCAACGGCAAGACCATCGCCTACACGGCCACAGCGGGCCACCTCGTGACGATCGATGCAAGCACGTCGCAGCCGAACGCGAAGGTGTTCTACGTCGCCTACACGCAAGACAACCCCGATCCCACCAAGCCGCGCCCCGTCACGTTCTTCTATAACGGCGGGCCGGGCTCGTCCGCGGTGTATCTGCTGCTCGGTTCGTTCGGTCCGAAGCGGATTCAGTCGTCGTTCCCGAACTTCACGCCGCCCGCGCCGTATCAGCTGCTCGACAATCCGGACAGCCTGCTCGACCGCTCGGACCTCGTCTTCATCAACCCGGTGGGCACCGGCTATTCGGCGGCGATCGCTCCGTCGAAGAACAAGGACTTCTGGGGCGTGGACCCCGACGCGCGCGAGATCGACCGCTTCATCCAGCGCTATCTGACGATGAACAATCGCTGGAATGCGCCGAAGTTCCTGTTCGGCGAATCGTACGGCACGGCGCGCAGCGCAGTGGTGTCGTGGGTGTTGCATGAAGACGGCATCGAGCTGAACGGGATCACGCTGCAGTCGTCGATCCTCGACTACTCGAACGCGCAAAGCGCGGTGGGCCTGTTCCCGACGCTCGCGGCCGATGCGTACTACCACAAGCGCACGAGCGTCACGCCGACGCCCGCGAGCCTCGACGCGTACATGCAGACCGCGATGAACTACGCGACGAGCACGCTGATGCCGCTCGCGCAAGCGCCGAATCCGCAGGACGGCGGGATGGTCAACGTGCGCCTGAACATGACGCTGCCGGTCGCGCAGCAGATGCAGCAATACCTTGGCATCGATCCGATCCTGCTGATCCAGAGCCAGGGCAATCCGGCGGCGCTCGACCCGAACGCGAACCAGTCGTTCTTCTCGCTCCTCGTGCCCGGCACCGCGATCGGCCAGTATGACGGCCGCGCGACGTCGATCAACACCGGCATCGGTCCGTTCATCCTGCCGGACTCGGGCAGCAACGATCCGTCGATCACCAACGTGGCGGGTGTCTACACGGTCGAATGGAACAACTACCTGAACAACGACTTGAAGTACACGTCGACCTCTGCGTTCGTCGACTTGAACGACCAGGTCTTCAACAACTGGGACTTCAGCCACATCGATCCGACCGGCGCCGCGAAGGGCGGCGGGAACACGCTCTATACGGCGGGCGACCTGGCCGCGACGATGACGCTGAACCCGGACTTGAAGGTGCTGTCGGCGAACGGCTACTTCGATGCGGTGACGCCGTTCTTCCAGACCGCGCTGACGCTCGCGAGCATGCCGGTGGACCCGTCGCTGCAGTCGAACATCACGACGAAGCGCTACCCGTCGGGCCATATGATCTATCTCGACGATCCGTCGCGCGATGCGCTCAAGGCGGACCTCGGGACGTTCTATGACGGCGTGATGGCCGACCGGGTCGCGATGAAGCGCGTGTTGATGCTGCAGCGGCCGCCGAGGCGTTGA
- a CDS encoding 4'-phosphopantetheinyl transferase superfamily protein produces MDRDEVLSVLSFMSRKKPDTIQQHASLGTLGISSSFGISALRSRLESTGKVSLPILSQQTTVEELITLVAKDQPKEGGLAARPIQADPIPSIRNQSESLLLRETVPGNMGLGMDMQEIESLPVAGDYRSHDFYASHFLPSEIATAMLRSNARATLCGIFCAKEAAKKSHSDLLNLRMSEIIVEHEPTGRPTMRLDESCAFVRHFQFTISITHTSQFAAATCITTWSDDRRSRAKRAGD; encoded by the coding sequence ATGGACCGAGATGAGGTGTTATCGGTTCTTTCATTCATGTCACGAAAGAAACCTGACACGATTCAGCAGCATGCCTCGCTAGGAACGCTGGGGATCTCGTCGTCGTTTGGCATCTCGGCGCTAAGAAGCCGTCTCGAGTCCACGGGAAAAGTTTCGTTGCCCATCCTAAGCCAGCAAACAACCGTGGAGGAGTTGATTACGCTCGTCGCAAAAGATCAGCCGAAGGAGGGAGGCTTAGCGGCTAGACCTATTCAGGCTGACCCGATTCCAAGCATTCGGAACCAGAGTGAATCATTGCTGCTGCGAGAGACAGTGCCTGGCAATATGGGTCTCGGCATGGACATGCAGGAAATCGAATCCCTTCCGGTGGCGGGAGACTACCGAAGCCACGACTTCTATGCGAGCCATTTCCTGCCGAGCGAGATCGCAACCGCGATGCTGAGATCGAATGCTCGCGCGACCCTTTGCGGCATCTTCTGCGCGAAGGAGGCAGCCAAGAAATCGCATAGCGATCTGTTGAACCTTCGCATGAGTGAAATCATCGTGGAGCACGAGCCAACGGGACGTCCCACCATGAGGCTGGATGAAAGCTGCGCTTTCGTTCGTCACTTCCAATTCACAATCAGCATCACGCACACGTCGCAGTTTGCCGCCGCCACCTGCATTACCACGTGGAGCGACGATAGACGATCCCGCGCCAAGCGCGCTGGGGACTAG
- a CDS encoding 2-oxo acid dehydrogenase subunit E2 yields MITTVPTPRINTNDDVVEVVEWHAVENDYVEVGQDVVDVETSKTVVTIAAETAGFVNPCAKKGAVIKVGDPLYLCADSKEEFAAPASTMPSPDTVSIEPPQATDSRSTTIPAVRGSFKGTRFSKAALQLIRDRGMSPDDFPDGGLITVGMLDPKQKAAGVAARTSAARHHVEKKESETATAIAIPIAARVESVSLAKRAEIEVLTKGECGNINSMLSVMFDSHDIRTRLRDEGRFDGNIQPLILFEVSRLLQQWPQFTAYFDADRVIYYDRIDLGLAIDLGRGLKVVTIRDSDKLMPIDFFEQTIEIGLRYMENRLSSDELVGSTLTVTDLSSFDILYFHPLINGSQSAIVGIGGDSSQSGHPMSLNMTFDHRVSNGREVATFLKELRERLLSYAPARPKAPNRFAAPLEVGSPSTSPRAICCDGCGIELAAYMSDSGRNGYMLAYYRDDGSLGGVCHNCQGGF; encoded by the coding sequence ATGATAACGACGGTTCCGACGCCTCGAATCAATACAAACGACGACGTAGTGGAAGTCGTTGAGTGGCACGCTGTCGAAAACGACTATGTCGAGGTAGGGCAAGATGTCGTCGACGTGGAGACATCCAAAACCGTCGTCACTATTGCTGCTGAGACGGCTGGATTCGTTAACCCGTGCGCGAAGAAAGGAGCGGTGATCAAGGTCGGTGATCCGCTATACCTATGCGCCGATTCCAAGGAGGAGTTTGCGGCCCCCGCCTCAACCATGCCGTCGCCTGATACGGTCTCGATCGAACCACCGCAGGCTACTGACAGTCGTTCCACCACGATTCCTGCTGTGCGAGGCTCATTCAAGGGGACGCGTTTCTCGAAGGCAGCCCTGCAACTCATTCGGGACAGGGGAATGTCGCCTGACGATTTTCCCGACGGCGGATTGATCACAGTAGGGATGCTCGATCCTAAACAAAAAGCCGCCGGCGTTGCGGCGAGGACGTCGGCTGCCAGGCATCACGTAGAAAAGAAGGAGTCGGAGACGGCAACCGCGATAGCCATTCCGATAGCTGCGCGTGTCGAATCGGTTTCTTTAGCCAAGCGGGCTGAAATAGAGGTTTTGACCAAGGGCGAATGCGGCAACATCAATAGCATGTTGTCGGTGATGTTTGATTCGCACGACATTCGCACGAGACTGCGAGACGAGGGCAGGTTTGACGGAAATATTCAACCGCTCATTCTCTTCGAAGTATCGAGACTGTTGCAGCAGTGGCCGCAGTTCACCGCGTATTTCGACGCGGATCGCGTGATCTATTACGATCGAATCGACTTGGGATTGGCCATCGATCTGGGGCGGGGCCTCAAGGTCGTGACGATTCGAGACTCGGACAAGCTCATGCCGATCGATTTCTTTGAGCAAACCATCGAAATCGGACTGCGCTACATGGAGAACCGGCTGAGCTCGGATGAGTTGGTGGGCTCCACGCTTACCGTTACGGATCTGTCGAGTTTTGACATTTTGTATTTTCATCCGCTGATCAATGGCAGCCAGTCGGCCATCGTCGGCATCGGGGGCGACAGCTCACAGTCAGGGCACCCCATGTCTCTGAATATGACATTCGATCATCGCGTGTCGAATGGCCGTGAAGTGGCCACTTTCCTCAAGGAACTCCGCGAGCGTCTCTTGAGCTATGCGCCGGCGCGCCCCAAAGCACCGAACCGTTTTGCCGCACCACTTGAGGTTGGAAGCCCATCGACTTCTCCTCGCGCGATCTGCTGCGACGGGTGCGGCATTGAACTTGCTGCTTACATGAGCGACTCCGGGAGAAATGGGTACATGCTCGCCTACTATCGAGACGATGGATCCCTGGGTGGCGTGTGTCATAACTGCCAAGGAGGATTTTGA
- a CDS encoding dehydrogenase E1 component subunit alpha/beta has translation MLRESEGSLLISTTKILEKALISRFVEESLLSLFSEGKLHGTVHTCIGQELVGSVISEFLLADDTIFSNHRCHGHFLSRHGDIEGLIGELMGRETGVSGGLGGSQHLYKDGFYSNGIQGGIVPVAAGLALGHKLRQHQNISVVFIGDGTLGEGVVYETFNIASKWELPLLIVLEDNKYSQSTSQEETLAGTIEGRAASFGIETIKANTWEPKELHTVAGNVIKNIRADSRPRLLHVETFRLKAHSKGDDTRPRSIVEPFEQRDPLNQFLANMSEAEAAWVDGLRQTVRDAIAKAERDPRASMSFEAGAPPLPSWTEASMPERSRVVSELNKVLDGMMSESDKVLIFGEDVLSPYGGAFKVTKGLSEKFPERVRNTPISEAAIVGIGVGLGLTEFRPIVEIMFGDFIGLAFDQIVNHAAKFQQMYNQQVSCNVIVRTPMGAGRGYGPTHSQSLDRHFFGVPGLRVLAMNHLTAPEQLYRPLGAQQCGPTLVIENKLLYGSYLMASPPEGYRLYHSDESFPTAWLRPDANEIDVTLLGYGGTSELLVKACELLFEEHDLIAQVISVMQVYPFSVSSIAERVAEAPCLLIVEEGQQFSGFGAEVISQLAENGQLADVSVGRLAPPPYCIPSSGPLEQEYLPDANSVVQAVLRMRAS, from the coding sequence ATGCTCAGGGAATCAGAAGGCAGCTTGCTAATCTCCACAACGAAAATCCTCGAAAAGGCTCTGATATCTCGTTTCGTCGAGGAGTCTTTATTGTCCTTGTTCAGCGAAGGAAAGCTTCACGGCACCGTCCACACTTGCATTGGGCAAGAACTCGTGGGAAGCGTCATATCGGAATTCTTACTCGCTGACGACACCATTTTTTCGAATCACCGTTGTCACGGACATTTTCTGTCCCGTCATGGCGACATAGAGGGTTTGATTGGCGAACTGATGGGGCGGGAGACAGGCGTGTCCGGCGGTCTCGGGGGGAGTCAGCACCTGTACAAAGACGGGTTCTATTCCAATGGAATCCAGGGTGGAATTGTCCCGGTGGCTGCAGGATTGGCACTGGGGCATAAATTAAGGCAGCACCAAAACATTTCGGTGGTGTTTATCGGTGACGGCACCTTGGGCGAAGGGGTGGTTTACGAAACGTTCAATATCGCTTCCAAGTGGGAGCTGCCGTTGCTCATTGTTCTCGAAGACAACAAGTATTCACAGTCCACTTCGCAGGAAGAGACGCTAGCCGGAACAATTGAAGGAAGGGCCGCATCGTTTGGCATTGAAACGATCAAGGCCAACACGTGGGAGCCGAAGGAGCTTCACACTGTCGCCGGAAACGTCATCAAGAATATTCGCGCCGACTCGCGCCCCAGGCTCCTCCATGTCGAGACGTTCAGGCTGAAGGCGCACTCCAAGGGGGACGACACCAGGCCGCGTTCCATCGTGGAGCCTTTTGAACAACGCGATCCGTTAAATCAATTCCTGGCGAACATGTCGGAGGCGGAAGCGGCTTGGGTCGACGGCCTTCGTCAAACCGTGCGAGACGCCATTGCGAAGGCTGAGCGCGATCCTCGCGCATCGATGTCCTTTGAAGCGGGTGCTCCTCCTCTTCCTTCCTGGACCGAGGCAAGTATGCCGGAGCGGTCACGCGTCGTTTCCGAGCTGAACAAAGTGCTTGACGGCATGATGTCCGAAAGCGACAAGGTATTGATTTTCGGTGAAGACGTTTTGTCTCCCTATGGCGGCGCATTCAAGGTCACCAAAGGCTTGTCCGAGAAGTTTCCGGAACGAGTCAGGAACACGCCGATATCGGAAGCGGCGATTGTCGGGATCGGCGTTGGCTTGGGGTTGACGGAATTTCGGCCGATCGTCGAGATCATGTTCGGCGATTTTATCGGTCTTGCTTTTGATCAGATCGTCAATCATGCCGCGAAATTCCAGCAAATGTACAACCAGCAGGTGAGTTGCAATGTGATCGTCCGGACTCCAATGGGGGCCGGGCGTGGCTATGGCCCGACACATAGTCAAAGCTTGGATCGGCACTTCTTTGGCGTTCCCGGGCTTCGCGTGCTGGCCATGAATCACTTGACCGCCCCGGAGCAGTTGTATCGTCCGCTAGGCGCACAGCAATGCGGCCCAACTCTGGTGATTGAAAACAAGCTGCTTTATGGCAGTTACCTCATGGCATCTCCGCCTGAAGGGTATCGGCTATATCACTCCGACGAATCGTTTCCCACAGCCTGGCTGCGCCCCGATGCAAACGAAATAGACGTCACGCTGCTTGGCTATGGCGGCACAAGCGAACTTCTCGTCAAGGCGTGCGAGTTGTTGTTTGAAGAGCACGACTTGATCGCGCAAGTGATTTCGGTGATGCAGGTCTATCCGTTTTCGGTCTCCTCGATCGCCGAGCGTGTGGCAGAGGCACCCTGCTTGCTGATTGTTGAGGAAGGCCAACAATTCTCTGGTTTCGGCGCGGAAGTGATATCGCAGCTTGCGGAAAATGGGCAATTGGCTGATGTTTCCGTCGGCAGATTGGCCCCGCCGCCGTATTGCATCCCATCGAGCGGCCCACTCGAGCAGGAATATCTTCCAGACGCCAATAGCGTAGTTCAAGCCGTGCTGCGGATGAGGGCATCATGA
- a CDS encoding methyltransferase domain-containing protein, with the protein MRDISYEEQTVNSSNLLARYAHRTRMAVALQLSMHACPEHATVVDFGAGPGLFLHTLGQSRQDLCLIGYDPFVIPAYPEIAYAGSLNQIGAASVDLLTAFEVCEHLYPQELAQLLDDAARIMKPDAAFIISVPIMYGLAVIPKVANWMWRHRKTSTEYKIEEILLSAVGVRVTRAENLRGSHKGFDFRELHKTLDKHFIVSKVRCSPIASMPWWLSSQYFMICRKRA; encoded by the coding sequence ATGCGAGATATCTCCTACGAAGAACAAACCGTCAATTCTTCCAACCTGCTGGCGCGATACGCGCACCGGACCAGAATGGCGGTCGCGCTGCAGCTCAGCATGCATGCCTGTCCGGAGCACGCGACCGTCGTCGACTTCGGAGCGGGGCCGGGGCTGTTCCTGCATACGCTCGGGCAGTCGCGCCAGGATCTCTGCCTGATTGGATACGATCCATTCGTCATACCAGCGTATCCCGAGATTGCCTACGCCGGCTCGCTGAATCAGATCGGCGCGGCGTCAGTCGACCTTCTCACGGCTTTCGAAGTCTGCGAACACCTTTACCCGCAGGAGCTGGCGCAGTTGCTCGACGACGCAGCGCGCATCATGAAGCCGGATGCCGCATTCATCATTTCGGTGCCGATCATGTACGGCCTTGCAGTGATACCCAAGGTGGCGAACTGGATGTGGCGCCATCGCAAAACCTCGACCGAATACAAGATCGAAGAGATTCTGCTGTCGGCAGTCGGCGTGCGCGTGACTCGGGCAGAGAACTTGCGCGGCAGCCACAAAGGGTTCGACTTTCGCGAGCTGCACAAGACGCTCGACAAGCACTTCATCGTTTCGAAGGTGCGGTGCAGTCCCATCGCATCGATGCCATGGTGGCTCAGTTCGCAATATTTCATGATCTGTCGAAAGCGTGCATGA
- a CDS encoding glycosyltransferase family 4 protein, translating to MRVLFVIGNLGDYHVPRYQALDRVASQRGIDLSLVEIFGTSKAYAYPQPYRGQFFSTKPQHCVTLLEDAAEGDAHWLRVGAKLAPIVRRTVPDCVVTLGYNTSYSLYLCLLKLLTRRYKLVYMSDSKADDGKRYMLKERAKRFLVSQFDGALVAGEKHRAYAESLGVPLERSRIGFDVIDVGYIRDAAQQARQEAPRVRGRYGLPSRYVLCVARFVPRKNVDIVVDAYAASGLAASGVALVLVGQGPRGDALAAQIARLGLASHVTILPAVPNRDMPGIYALADFVMLASAFDQWGLCINEALAAGCPVIVTRTCGVANEMVRDNVNGFIIEPGSAARLAERMQQLGGSPALRERLAAHAFAGVREWTPDLFAENLFDLAESLTAPEPAVSHQASR from the coding sequence ATGCGCGTTCTCTTCGTTATCGGCAACCTCGGCGACTACCATGTGCCGCGCTATCAGGCGTTGGACCGGGTTGCTTCGCAACGCGGAATCGACCTGTCGCTCGTCGAGATCTTTGGTACATCGAAGGCGTACGCCTATCCGCAACCCTATCGCGGGCAGTTCTTCAGCACGAAACCCCAGCACTGCGTCACGCTGCTCGAAGACGCCGCCGAAGGCGACGCGCATTGGCTGCGCGTCGGCGCGAAGCTCGCCCCGATCGTGCGGCGCACGGTGCCCGATTGCGTCGTGACGCTCGGCTACAACACCAGCTACTCCCTGTACTTGTGCCTGCTGAAACTGCTCACGCGGCGCTACAAGCTCGTCTACATGTCCGACTCGAAGGCCGACGACGGCAAGCGCTACATGCTGAAGGAGCGCGCCAAGCGTTTCCTCGTCTCGCAGTTCGACGGCGCGCTCGTAGCCGGCGAAAAACATCGCGCTTATGCCGAGTCGCTCGGCGTGCCGCTCGAGCGCTCGCGCATCGGTTTCGACGTCATCGATGTCGGCTATATCCGCGACGCCGCGCAACAGGCCCGCCAAGAGGCGCCGCGCGTGCGCGGCAGGTACGGACTGCCGTCGCGCTATGTGTTGTGCGTCGCGCGGTTCGTGCCGCGCAAGAACGTCGACATCGTCGTCGACGCGTATGCGGCGTCGGGCCTCGCGGCGAGCGGCGTGGCGCTCGTGCTGGTCGGCCAGGGACCGCGCGGGGACGCGCTCGCCGCCCAGATCGCGCGTCTTGGACTCGCCTCGCACGTGACCATCCTCCCCGCCGTGCCCAATCGCGACATGCCGGGCATCTATGCGCTCGCCGATTTCGTCATGCTCGCGAGCGCCTTCGATCAATGGGGTCTGTGCATCAACGAGGCGCTCGCCGCAGGCTGCCCCGTGATCGTCACGCGCACCTGCGGCGTCGCAAACGAAATGGTGCGCGACAACGTCAACGGCTTCATCATCGAGCCCGGCAGCGCCGCGCGGCTGGCCGAGCGCATGCAGCAGCTCGGCGGCTCGCCCGCGTTGCGCGAACGCTTGGCC